In Arthrobacter sp. QXT-31, one genomic interval encodes:
- a CDS encoding DUF7793 family protein: MSGTDPDNNFSGGRGWLRLDSKGFLLLSWAEGLTVTSADARAALEAVQQLTDGTPLPILIRTNGNDLSPAAAALLRQTTLVSAVALVGATPVDRVIGAKMKRGRHQPHAFFTDEDRAAQWLLSPTVITGTEANMPSATSAGLLTGARTAPTFRDGDTEQFSSKHPSPLVAVAPAEEVKDSTPTPCRLPS, from the coding sequence ATGAGCGGTACTGACCCCGATAACAACTTCAGTGGTGGTAGAGGCTGGTTGCGCCTCGACTCGAAGGGATTCCTGCTGCTGAGCTGGGCGGAGGGCCTCACGGTTACCTCCGCCGATGCGAGGGCGGCCCTGGAAGCGGTACAGCAACTGACGGACGGGACCCCCCTCCCGATCCTGATCCGGACCAACGGAAATGATCTCAGTCCCGCGGCCGCCGCTCTTCTTCGACAAACAACGCTGGTCTCTGCCGTTGCCTTGGTGGGGGCAACACCGGTGGACAGGGTTATCGGGGCAAAGATGAAACGCGGCCGGCACCAGCCCCATGCATTCTTCACGGATGAAGACCGAGCCGCCCAGTGGCTTCTCTCACCGACCGTGATCACCGGAACCGAGGCCAACATGCCCTCAGCCACATCTGCAGGGTTGCTCACGGGCGCGCGTACGGCGCCGACCTTTCGCGACGGTGACACGGAACAATTCAGCAGCAAACACCCGTCACCGCTGGTGGCGGTGGCGCCGGCGGAGGAAGTCAAGGATTCCACGCCTACGCCCTGTCGCTTACCCTCATAG
- a CDS encoding pyridoxamine 5'-phosphate oxidase family protein: MEPDQEHPVLELGPSESWNLLAGSELGRLAVSVGDRPEIFPINYLAHDGVVLFCTAEGSKLVSLTINRHVALETDGFTDDFAWSVIIHGTAKILQNALETEAAAKLPLQSWIPTVIYVFVTTTPEKITGRRFARGPAPERW, translated from the coding sequence ATGGAGCCTGATCAGGAGCATCCCGTGCTCGAACTCGGACCATCCGAATCATGGAACCTGCTAGCTGGATCTGAGCTGGGAAGGCTTGCCGTCAGCGTGGGGGATAGACCCGAGATCTTCCCTATCAATTACCTCGCCCATGACGGCGTTGTCCTTTTCTGCACGGCTGAGGGCAGTAAGTTGGTGAGCCTGACCATCAACCGTCACGTTGCGCTGGAAACAGACGGCTTCACCGACGACTTCGCATGGAGCGTCATTATCCACGGCACGGCAAAAATTCTGCAGAACGCGCTTGAAACAGAGGCGGCAGCCAAACTTCCGCTGCAATCCTGGATTCCTACCGTGATATACGTCTTCGTGACCACCACCCCCGAGAAGATCACCGGACGCCGCTTCGCCCGGGGACCTGCCCCTGAACGCTGGTAA
- a CDS encoding ArsR/SmtB family transcription factor — protein sequence MSGAPSVLDAAFAALADPTRREILSILAQGDATVSELAAPFSMSLPAVSKHLKVLEVSGLISRSRNAQFRPCHLERAALDDVADWVDEHRRVWDERLDKLDEHLKNLQRREEGADGN from the coding sequence ATGAGCGGCGCGCCCAGTGTCCTGGATGCTGCTTTCGCGGCGCTGGCGGACCCGACGAGGCGGGAGATCCTTTCCATTCTCGCCCAGGGCGACGCCACGGTTTCCGAGCTCGCGGCACCTTTTTCCATGTCATTGCCAGCCGTGTCCAAACATCTAAAGGTGCTTGAGGTCAGCGGCCTCATTTCCCGATCCCGTAACGCGCAGTTCCGGCCGTGCCATTTGGAAAGGGCCGCCCTTGATGATGTTGCGGACTGGGTCGACGAACACCGCAGGGTGTGGGACGAGCGGCTCGACAAGCTCGATGAGCACCTCAAAAACCTCCAACGCCGAGAAGAAGGTGCCGATGGGAATTAG
- a CDS encoding alpha/beta fold hydrolase, with translation MKTTRSADGTTLAIDTTGTGPALVIVAGAFCDRKSKKGLTALLADRFTVHEYDRRGRGDSGPLGEISVEREIEDLTAIVAQTGEEPFVFGDSSGGAIAIAAAAAGVRFRKIAVFEPPFTPGPSTAFADELSALVSAGDRSRAVEAFLELMGTPEPAIQGMKQGPHWNHLETLAHTLPIDIRLCNDGRIPVDQVRRIQAPLLAIAGGNSHWALEVVSAIAATGAAAEALTLAGHGHAVPDGTLSQTLITYFE, from the coding sequence ATGAAAACCACCAGATCCGCTGACGGCACCACCCTGGCAATCGACACCACCGGGACAGGCCCGGCCCTTGTCATCGTGGCAGGGGCGTTCTGCGATCGGAAATCCAAAAAAGGCCTGACCGCGTTGCTCGCCGACCGTTTCACGGTCCATGAGTACGACCGCAGAGGCCGCGGCGACAGCGGTCCTCTCGGGGAGATCTCCGTCGAACGCGAAATCGAAGACCTGACGGCCATCGTCGCACAGACCGGTGAGGAACCGTTCGTTTTCGGGGACTCCTCAGGGGGCGCGATTGCCATCGCCGCTGCAGCTGCCGGGGTAAGGTTCCGCAAAATCGCAGTGTTCGAGCCGCCGTTCACCCCCGGACCCAGTACCGCCTTCGCCGACGAACTCTCAGCCCTTGTCTCTGCCGGCGACCGCTCACGTGCAGTGGAAGCGTTCCTCGAACTCATGGGAACACCTGAGCCCGCGATCCAGGGCATGAAACAAGGACCACACTGGAACCACCTCGAAACCCTCGCCCACACGCTGCCCATCGACATCAGACTCTGCAATGACGGCCGCATCCCAGTGGACCAGGTAAGACGAATCCAGGCTCCCCTGTTGGCCATTGCCGGAGGCAACAGCCACTGGGCCCTCGAGGTCGTATCCGCTATCGCCGCCACCGGCGCCGCCGCGGAAGCGCTCACACTCGCCGGCCACGGCCACGCCGTCCCCGACGGGACCCTAAGCCAGACCCTCATCACCTACTTCGAATGA
- a CDS encoding diacylglycerol/lipid kinase family protein translates to MTAMINGLQRELAAGAPELQVDLLPTDFAGQARDLARSVAATGSPLLVSVSGDGGYNEVVNGVMDVPGSKAVCTVVAAGNANDHQRSMPERPLLEAVREGPVRQIDLLRITFGQAQPAQVHYAHSYIGFGLTPLMAIGIEHGGKGKILELLSVARTLSHLRPFELVRADGATARFDSLILANISRMAKYGTVSESVGPDDGRFEVVTLPHSGRWKMALMTLRAVTMGLGNQPSVSSYAFTTRDAVPCQIDGEVRHLPAATHVLVESAKGALAVI, encoded by the coding sequence ATGACAGCCATGATCAACGGGCTGCAACGCGAGCTGGCCGCGGGAGCCCCGGAGCTGCAGGTGGATTTGCTGCCCACCGACTTCGCCGGGCAGGCACGGGATCTTGCACGGTCCGTGGCGGCTACAGGGTCCCCACTCCTTGTTTCAGTCAGCGGCGACGGCGGGTACAACGAGGTTGTCAACGGCGTGATGGACGTTCCCGGCAGCAAGGCTGTGTGTACCGTCGTCGCGGCAGGTAACGCCAACGACCATCAGCGAAGCATGCCCGAAAGACCGTTACTGGAAGCTGTCCGGGAAGGCCCGGTCCGGCAGATCGACCTTTTGCGCATCACGTTTGGACAGGCACAGCCGGCACAGGTTCACTACGCCCACTCCTACATAGGTTTCGGGCTAACGCCATTGATGGCCATCGGCATTGAACATGGCGGAAAGGGGAAAATCCTCGAACTTCTGTCGGTCGCCCGCACACTCTCGCACCTGCGCCCGTTCGAGCTTGTCCGGGCCGACGGGGCGACCGCCCGCTTCGACAGCCTGATCCTGGCCAATATCTCGCGGATGGCCAAGTACGGGACGGTTAGCGAGTCGGTCGGTCCCGACGACGGCAGGTTCGAGGTTGTGACGCTCCCCCACTCCGGGCGCTGGAAGATGGCGCTGATGACTCTTCGGGCGGTGACGATGGGACTGGGGAATCAACCGAGCGTCAGCAGCTATGCCTTCACCACACGTGATGCTGTCCCTTGCCAGATTGACGGCGAGGTCAGGCATCTTCCCGCAGCCACCCATGTTCTGGTGGAAAGCGCGAAGGGCGCCCTGGCCGTTATCTGA
- a CDS encoding SRPBCC family protein: protein MSTSKTSNAEKKVPMGISVRDEESGLQFSRVFDAPPEVVFACLTQPEHLTHFWARLGASAPTDDIRIDPRPGGRFETLIINNESGATYATRSVFLEVQAPNSLVWHEKHTNMTVSITLAALPAGKTLFHLHQTNVPDIVRLPRNQAGFKTTLDKLADYLHHLTQGAQQ from the coding sequence ATGAGCACCTCAAAAACCTCCAACGCCGAGAAGAAGGTGCCGATGGGAATTAGCGTCAGGGACGAAGAATCAGGTCTGCAGTTCTCAAGGGTGTTCGACGCCCCACCGGAGGTGGTCTTCGCATGCTTGACACAGCCCGAGCATCTCACCCATTTTTGGGCCCGTCTAGGGGCCAGTGCACCCACAGACGACATCCGCATTGATCCGCGCCCCGGCGGCCGCTTTGAAACACTCATCATCAATAATGAGTCGGGCGCGACCTACGCGACACGTTCGGTCTTCCTGGAAGTCCAAGCCCCGAACAGCCTCGTTTGGCACGAAAAACACACAAACATGACCGTGAGCATCACCCTGGCAGCGCTTCCGGCAGGAAAAACACTGTTTCACCTGCACCAGACAAACGTGCCGGACATCGTCCGGCTCCCCCGGAACCAGGCAGGTTTCAAAACAACACTCGACAAACTCGCAGACTACCTCCACCACCTGACACAGGGAGCACAGCAATGA